The sequence TTGTTGCCTCTATCCCATTCATCAAGGGCATTCGAATGTCCATAATGGCTAAATCAATGAGATGGTCCTTCATTTTATCCAATGCTTCTTGACCATTTTCCGCTTCAGCGACAATTTGAATTTGCTCATCTTGCTCTAACATCATCTTCAATCCTTGGCGAACAATCGCCTGATCCTCTACTAATATCACATTCCACATAATATCTGATTCTCCTTTATCCCATCCTTAACGGGCAGTAAAATCCTACCTCAAGATGATGGAATCGAAGAGATAGGTGGGAATAACTGCTCATACAGATTAGCTCAACGAACGTTTTCGTGGGATAATGCCCCTCACGAAATGAATTTTCACTTTACCGGAAAACTTCCACTTGCAATAAAATGTGTATCTGTTTGATAAATGGTGACACTTCCCCCAATCTCCTCTACACGTTCCCTCATATTCGTTAAACCAAAGCCAAATTGTAGTGGTCTTGGTTGATAAATACGATTGGAGACTGTCCATTCAATGTCGCCTATCGCTGTACGTCCAAGAACGACTTGAACCTCTCGGGACTGGGCATGCCTCATTGCATTCGTCAGAGCCTCTTGCATCACCCGATACAAAACAATGCTTTGGCTATTGGAAAGCTTTGCCGAAAGAACACCTGACATCGTTGTAAAGTGGATCATAATATGACTTTCCGACTCTAACTTTCGGATTAATTGCAAAACCGTTGCAATCCCTTCACTTTCTTCCGTTCTTAAAGTTGTAACCGCATGTCGTGTCTCCTCTAAACTTTCCTTTGCCAAACTTTTTAAATTTGTTAAATTAAGTTCCGTCATTTTCATAGATAATACTTCTAACTCCATCATCAGGGCTGTTAATTTATGCCCAACCGAATCATGAATTTCACGGGCAATTTTCGTTCGTTCTTCTAAACGAGCGGAACGTTCACTTTCAAACCGCATTCTTTTTAATTTCCGATACTCTCCTAAAAGTTGTTCATAAAGTTGTCTTTGTTCCTTTCTTTCCATTATTCGTTCGTTTAGCATCAAAGAAAGAAAGCAAATTGGAAGGGCAAATAATAGCCCCCTCATATTCCATCCATTAATGATGAAAAAACAGACGAAAATGACGAATAAGTTAAATAAAATATACATTCGGAAAGAGCGAATCGATAACTGGAACAATGCTAATATCTGTATATATGTAATAAGAAAGATGGAATACATGTTTTCTGTTGAATCGAACACGAGTTGTGCACAAAGTAGAACAAGTGAGAGGAAAATATATAAAGAAAGGGGATTTTTCATTACAGGTAAATAAAAATAGCCCCCCATAGCAAGCGCACATAAGAAAAGTAAGGGGATGGCGAAATGACTTTCATAAATCATCCAGCCCCATATTGAAATAAAAACCGCAAATTTGGCCCAAAAAGCTCTCATAACACTACCTACCCTCCATCTTATTCCAAATTACTAAAATGGAAAGTATTCGTCAACGGTTTCCCGCTTCTCTACAAATAATCACTTAAATAAAAGAAAAAGTTCCCCTAGGTTACCAGTCTGGGAGAGTAGAAATGGCTTTTGAAATTTAAAAACTACCTTATGCCAACGATTACTGCTTGGCCTTTAAATACAATTCATTCACATAGTCCCAATTCACAGTGTTCCACCAATTTGTGACGAATTCAGGACGTCGATTTTGATACTTTAAGTAATAGGCATGTTCCCAGACATCGATCACTAGAAGAGAAATTTCCCCCTCCATTAACGGTGTGTCTTGGTTTGGGGTGCTAATAACGGAAAGTTCATCTCATCCATAACCACTACTAAATCTTGATATTGTTGCTTTGGATAATTAACCTTTAAAATCATCAAATGATTCAAAGTAATAATTAATCGCTTTGGCAATATCTGCTATAGGTTCTCCTCCCCCATTCGGAGTCATGGGATCCCAAAAAAGACTATGACTATAATGTTCTCCTACGTCCTCTTGATCTTGGTCTATCACTTCCGTACGGATCCTTTTTAAATGTAAGATACTAGGAGAGTCTGCATGTTTTGTTCGTAAATTTTTGGGAGTATCTAGTACTTTAATTTCCCCTTAATCAAGGAAGGCGACATGATCACATAGATCCTCGGCCTCTTGTATATCATATGTCGTTAAGAAGATCATTGTCACAGCCTCGTTTAATCATTTTTCTATAAAAAGGTTCGCAAAAAAAATCAAATAACTTTTCATCATCCTTGCTATTCTGGTAATAAGGAGGTCTTTCGGATGACATACCACCCCGCATTACAAAAAACAATTGATTATATTGAAGAGCATCTTGATCGCCATCTTTCATTGGAGGAACTAGCTTCGATAGCAGGTTTTTCTAAATATCATTTTCATCGACTTTTTCAGAAGGAAATTGGCTTTACTGTAGCTGAGTTCATTCGCAATAGAAGAATGTGCTATGCTTGCAGCTTGCTACTCCATACAGACGAAAAAATATTAGATATCGCTCAATCTGTTCAATTTGAATCGCAAGAATCCTTTACTCGCTCTTTTAAAAAAGTGTATAAATTACCCCCTGGACAATTTCGCAAACTTTTCTCAAAGATTAATAATAAAAAGGAGGAAGTTCCAATGGGCAAACAAACATTGAAAGGTTGGTTTCTAAGTGGTAGTCATCCTTTTCATTATGAAATGGGAATAGACCAGCAAATTTTTCATGAAGGGAGGTCGTCTGGATTCTTAACATCGGTTACAGTACAATCTGCTGAGGAATTCGCTACCATGATGCAGCAATTTAAGGCTGATAAATATATTGGAAAAAGGATAAAATTGACGGGTTTTATTAAAACAAAAGAAGTCGAAGGATTTTGCGGCATGTGGATGCGGGTGGATAATACATTACATGATATTTTGCAATTCGATAATATGAGTGATCGTCCTATCACAGGGGATACGAATTGGAATCATTACTCCATCGTATTAGACATTCCCGAAACCAGTGCGGTCATTTCCTTTGGGGTTCTATTATCAGGAAAAGGAAAAGTATGGGTCGATCAACTCTCATTTCAAGAAGTAGATGAAAGCGTCCCTACAACTCATCAGGAGTTTTCTGGTGAGTTATTGGAGGAGCCTGTGAATTTGTCATTTGAGGATGTGGAGGATATTTTATGAAAAAGTGGATTGGGGTTCTATTAGGTTGCTCGGTCTTTGCTTTAATAATTCTATTCATCAATCAATTCCTTTTCTTTCTCCTTTTTCGGGAAACTCCCGAGTGGCTTACATTACGGTCATGGATCAGCTTTGTAATCGTTTTTCTTTTTAGCCTACTCACATTCATTGCCCGAAATCAAGAGAGAAATCATTAAAATGTCAAAAGCTGTCCCTTTAAAATTGTGAAAGACTACTTAACTAGCAGTACATAGCACATAGGGGACAGCTAAATTTAACGTTTCGTATACATAGTTGGAATAAAAAAATCCTTTCTCCTAAATACGCTTAATACGACGCCAATCACAAAAGAGTATAGCAAGGTGACAATGGTGCCGTAGCTTATGAAGGGGACAAACATCCCTGTTAATGGGGCCAAACCTGCAATCATGAACACATTAAATAAAAATGAGACGGTAAAGAGGATCACCCCACCTACCACTAACAGTTGGCCATATGGATCTTTAATTTGCTTTATGATATAAATCATACGGAATGAGAACCCCGCTAAAACCATCACGATGAGAACGAGAAATAGCCAGCCTAAACTATAGGTCAATGTCACCAAAACTAAATTTGTATGTGCTTCCGGAAGATGAAAACTTCCACTTTCTAGTGATTTTCCAAACCACTCTGCTTCCCCTAATAATTTTTTCAATTGCAAATACATATAACCGGAAGAATTAGGGTAGGCCTCTGGATGGAGAAAGGCGAGCCATCTCTCTTTTTGATAATCATTTGTTCCATACGAAATAGCTAAAAGAAAACCAATAACGGATAAACAAATGGTTAAACTAAGGGTAAAAACCGCTCTTTTATTCTTTCTTATTGACCAACCAAGCATAAACAATACCATGAAGGAATAGATCGTCGCATTTGTTAGGCTTGGTGCTCCAAGGAATAGCCACAATGGCAATACAAATACAAGAATCAATTGCCATATCCTCATAGATTTCATTAAAAAGCTTGCCCATGCAAAAAAGAAAAAGGGAAGCACAATCGTGGAGTCGAAGGAGAAGCTCAACAGATTTAAATAGTGTGTCCCATTGATTGTAATAGCAGAGAACCCGTAATTAAATACGATGAGCAAAATTACAATGCCCACCATATAAAAATACCATCCGTAGTCTTCCAGTTTTCGGTAATCAAATAACATACAAACAAACATCACGGTAATTCCCACTATAGTACTCACAATTTTTGAACCCATAGACATAGAAAAATCCCCATGATCTAGTACCATAAATGGAACAAACCCAAGTCCAATCGCCATTGCAAATAGCCCCAATAATGTCCAATCTACTTTTGGTTTATGTAGCTTATTCAGCTTTACGCCTAATTCACTCGGCTCCCCCATCTGCTCAACGGCTGCTATCTCTGCTTCTTCCCTGGATTTTCCTTGTTTCATATAGGATTGAATGGAATGTTCCATATGGTTTTCTAGCTCCATCCTTACATACTGCCTTGCTTCCCTAGAACGGATATTGCTTAATAAAGTTTGGAAAAAAGAGTGCTTATCCTTCATTCATCATCACCCCTTTTATCACTTCTTGAATATCCATTGAAAAGGATGACGGCTTCGTTTCGACCTTTGACAACAATTTCCTTCCTTTCGAACTTAAGAAGTAACTTTTTTCATTATTCTCGCCCCACTCCCCAACGATATATCCCTTATTCTCAAGCGAATGCAAAAAGGGATAGAGAAAACCTTCATTTTTTTCAAACTTTTTAACCCCTCGACTGCGTAAATGATTCAGAAGCTCATATCCTGTCTTTTTCTGAACAAGCAATTGAAGGATTGCTAACATTATATCCTCATCTCTTTCTTGCTCTTGCTGAATCGTTTTTATAATCCTTTGTCGAAGCTCATCAGTAAATTTCAACCCCGGGAATCGCTCCTGAACGCGAGACTTCTTAATATTTTTCAATCGGTCCTCCATCATTACTCCTCCCCCAATTGTTCTTTAAGCAATTCCTTCGCTCGTCGAATACGCGTTTTAATTGTATTTTGCTTCACTGATGTGATCTGTTCAATCTCCTTAAACGAGAGATCTTCATAATAATGAAAATAAATCAATTCTCGGTATTTCACTGGGAGTTGAAGGATTGCCTGCATGATGATTTGTTTTTCATCTTGCTTGACTACCTGTACAGCGACATCTTCTTCCCTTAATACAAACGTCATATCATCCGCATCCATCATCTCTATATTCCGATAATGCCAACTTTTTAAGTAATCTTTACAATGATTGATCGCAATCCTCCATAGCCATGTTTTTATATTGGACTTCTTTTCAAATGTATGTAGCGACCTATAACACTTCACAAAGATTTCTTGGGTTAAATCCTCGGCCACCATTTGATTTTTCACATAGGAGTAGACAAGTTCTAAAATGCCCTGGCCATACTCGGTCATGATTTGATCCAATAGCAAGTCACGATCGTCTGCTTCCACTGCTTCCGAAAAAATTTCTTCCACTTCCGTCCCTCCTTACCTCCTATTCATTAGACGAAGCTACACCATTTTAGGTTTTAAAAAAATGAAAAAGCATGATACTAGTGTAAATTCAGCTAGTATTCATGCTTATCATTGATATTATTTTTGAAAATGTATTCGTGCTTTAGCTGCTACTTCTTCTGGAACTTTATATGTAAGTGGTTCTTGATGAAGAGCTTGGAAGAAGTTAATATCACTCGTACTAAGTGCTCCAAGTGTAAACCGTGGAATCAGACGTGCACATACAGGTTGTTTCGATTCGAGATCTGTTGCTATATTTAACAGCATATTAAAGCTAGCAAAACCTTGCTCTGTTAAAGTTGCGAAAATGGCCTGTAACCCTTCCCCAAAGTCCTGCCAATCCTGTTCATCAAGGTCATGGATCGAGTATTTCCTTGGGAACATCGCAATGAAATCATTATGGCTTTTCGGAGCAAAGGCATGCATCCAAGCAACATTCCCTTTTTCCCCAATCCATCTTTCCCCTAGCGAGCTCTCTGCTTCGTATAAAGCGAGCAGATCATTTTCCTCACCATGAGCCTTCACCTTTTCCTGAAAATTAGCCTGATAGTTTGTCGGTGATTCCGAAACAATCACATGTAAATGCGGATGCAAAATACTTCCACCTGAATATGGCAAGTAGTTCCAGTTGATCGAGGCATATTTTGCTTTAGGATCCGATTGTACCACTTTTTGAATATACTTTTGAGCAACCATAAATCCATCCTTCACCATTGACGGAGCAAACTCCTCTAATCTAACATAATGTTGGCCTGAGAAAATGACCACCCCATTATGCTTACTATAAGGAAAAAGATTAGGAAATACAACCGCCTCTCCTTGAGTTATTCTACCTTGATCAGCAATTTCTTTCGGAAAGACTGGGGTCATTTTCAATAAGTTTTCCGGACAAAACGGACATTTTTTCCCCCCCGTCTGTTCGGCAGCCTCCGTGTAGTCTGGTGGTGTAATCGCCAACCCCGCATCATAGACGAGACGTGATGATTCCCCTGTTAACGGGTCAAAACGAATCTCTGTCTTGCGCTCGATTAAATTTCCTTGACTATCATAAAAAGTAAACCATTCTTCCTCTTTTTTGAATTGAACGACCATCTTTCCTCCCCCTTTACCATTTGAATATAACATGTTCCTCTATAATTGTCAGTATATTCAGATTAGTATACAAAGAGGCCCTCTATCGGAGAGCCTCTTTCTAATTCATTGTTGAAAATATTGATGTTGAAACATATACATTCTAATTGCATTATGGTAGTCGCCATCCACAAAAAATTCATCAATTAATTCGCCTTCTAACTGAAATCCAACCTTTTTATAAATATGTATAGCCTTTTCATTTGTCTTATCCACAATTAAATAAAGTTTATACATATTCAAAACGGAAAAGGCGTAATCCATGGCCAAATAGGTTGCCTTTGTTGCATAGCCGCGCCCTTGATACCTTGGATCAATGATAATTTGGAATTCGGCTCGTCGATGAATATAATCAATTTCAACTAATTCGACAAGTCCAACCATTTCGCCACTTTTCTCTACAATAAACCGACGTTCACCTTGATCATGAATATGCTTATCATATAAATCTTGCAATTCTACAAATGCCTCATATGGTTCCTCAAACCAGTAGGACATAATATTCGCATTAATATTGAGTTTGTGAACAAACTCTAAATCATCTCTTTCTAAAGGTCTTAACTTTAATTCGTCACTCATTTATTTTTCATCCTCCGAGTCAAAAAAGCACTATTTTATCACTTCTTTATGATAACATAGGGGATTTTTTTATTTTTAATATACACTCGGATAGGATTTCTCATACTCATTCCTTCATCAATAAACTTCAAAATTCTGCCCAGTTCGCGCCCCTTCCACACTTTTTCGATAAGCAAGTGCCACTCTGCTTGCTGGAACGGCATCAAACCCGCGGAAATAGTCTGCATACTTATGCATAGATTCCTGAAGAACATTAGGACTCACACTATTAATTCTAATTCCTCTTGGCATTTCAATAGCGGCAGATTTTACGAAAGCTTTCACTCCACCATTCGCCATGGCAGCTGATGCTCCTTGAAGAATCGGATCATCCATCATAATTCCAGTCGTAAGTGTAAAACTTCCGCCATCATTCACATAATTCAACCCTAGCAAAACAAGATTGATTTGACCTTTTAATTTACTTAAAATTGCCAATTCATTTTTCTCAGGAGTTAATTCGGCTAATGGAGCGAAACCCGCACTCCCAGAAGCGTTGACAACCGCATCAATTTTCCCGATTTGGTTATACATCTCCTTAATACTTTCGGGTGAAGAAATATCAACAGATACATCAGCCCCATT comes from Oikeobacillus pervagus and encodes:
- a CDS encoding helix-turn-helix transcriptional regulator, with product MTYHPALQKTIDYIEEHLDRHLSLEELASIAGFSKYHFHRLFQKEIGFTVAEFIRNRRMCYACSLLLHTDEKILDIAQSVQFESQESFTRSFKKVYKLPPGQFRKLFSKINNKKEEVPMGKQTLKGWFLSGSHPFHYEMGIDQQIFHEGRSSGFLTSVTVQSAEEFATMMQQFKADKYIGKRIKLTGFIKTKEVEGFCGMWMRVDNTLHDILQFDNMSDRPITGDTNWNHYSIVLDIPETSAVISFGVLLSGKGKVWVDQLSFQEVDESVPTTHQEFSGELLEEPVNLSFEDVEDIL
- a CDS encoding sigma-70 family RNA polymerase sigma factor, coding for MEEIFSEAVEADDRDLLLDQIMTEYGQGILELVYSYVKNQMVAEDLTQEIFVKCYRSLHTFEKKSNIKTWLWRIAINHCKDYLKSWHYRNIEMMDADDMTFVLREEDVAVQVVKQDEKQIIMQAILQLPVKYRELIYFHYYEDLSFKEIEQITSVKQNTIKTRIRRAKELLKEQLGEE
- a CDS encoding PadR family transcriptional regulator, with product MEDRLKNIKKSRVQERFPGLKFTDELRQRIIKTIQQEQERDEDIMLAILQLLVQKKTGYELLNHLRSRGVKKFEKNEGFLYPFLHSLENKGYIVGEWGENNEKSYFLSSKGRKLLSKVETKPSSFSMDIQEVIKGVMMNEG
- a CDS encoding short chain dehydrogenase, with protein sequence MKILLIGASGTIGSAVDNELKDCHEIIRAGRNGADVSVDISSPESIKEMYNQIGKIDAVVNASGSAGFAPLAELTPEKNELAILSKLKGQINLVLLGLNYVNDGGSFTLTTGIMMDDPILQGASAAMANGGVKAFVKSAAIEMPRGIRINSVSPNVLQESMHKYADYFRGFDAVPASRVALAYRKSVEGARTGQNFEVY
- the speG gene encoding spermidine N1-acetyltransferase, coding for MSDELKLRPLERDDLEFVHKLNINANIMSYWFEEPYEAFVELQDLYDKHIHDQGERRFIVEKSGEMVGLVELVEIDYIHRRAEFQIIIDPRYQGRGYATKATYLAMDYAFSVLNMYKLYLIVDKTNEKAIHIYKKVGFQLEGELIDEFFVDGDYHNAIRMYMFQHQYFQQ
- a CDS encoding FtsW/RodA/SpoVE family cell cycle protein; this encodes MKDKHSFFQTLLSNIRSREARQYVRMELENHMEHSIQSYMKQGKSREEAEIAAVEQMGEPSELGVKLNKLHKPKVDWTLLGLFAMAIGLGFVPFMVLDHGDFSMSMGSKIVSTIVGITVMFVCMLFDYRKLEDYGWYFYMVGIVILLIVFNYGFSAITINGTHYLNLLSFSFDSTIVLPFFFFAWASFLMKSMRIWQLILVFVLPLWLFLGAPSLTNATIYSFMVLFMLGWSIRKNKRAVFTLSLTICLSVIGFLLAISYGTNDYQKERWLAFLHPEAYPNSSGYMYLQLKKLLGEAEWFGKSLESGSFHLPEAHTNLVLVTLTYSLGWLFLVLIVMVLAGFSFRMIYIIKQIKDPYGQLLVVGGVILFTVSFLFNVFMIAGLAPLTGMFVPFISYGTIVTLLYSFVIGVVLSVFRRKDFFIPTMYTKR
- a CDS encoding sensor histidine kinase — translated: MRAFWAKFAVFISIWGWMIYESHFAIPLLFLCALAMGGYFYLPVMKNPLSLYIFLSLVLLCAQLVFDSTENMYSIFLITYIQILALFQLSIRSFRMYILFNLFVIFVCFFIINGWNMRGLLFALPICFLSLMLNERIMERKEQRQLYEQLLGEYRKLKRMRFESERSARLEERTKIAREIHDSVGHKLTALMMELEVLSMKMTELNLTNLKSLAKESLEETRHAVTTLRTEESEGIATVLQLIRKLESESHIMIHFTTMSGVLSAKLSNSQSIVLYRVMQEALTNAMRHAQSREVQVVLGRTAIGDIEWTVSNRIYQPRPLQFGFGLTNMRERVEEIGGSVTIYQTDTHFIASGSFPVK